One genomic segment of Hevea brasiliensis isolate MT/VB/25A 57/8 chromosome 3, ASM3005281v1, whole genome shotgun sequence includes these proteins:
- the LOC110636312 gene encoding uncharacterized protein LOC110636312: protein MEPNGLPGGMFSDMGSGMLGLEMSLQQQNTQNPQNSPNLHHPQMVAYAHRESDHHPQQTMKHAYPYASSTTRQKPQSTASDEDEPGFTGDDSTADGKKKVSPWQRMKWTDSMVRLLIMAVFYIGDEAGSEGNDPTGKKKAGGLSQKKGKWKSVSRAMMEKGFYVSPQQCEDKFNDLNKRYKRVNDILGKGTACKVVENQSLLETMDLSTKMKEEVKKLLNSKHLFFREMCAYHNSCGHGSSGVASGNIHSPEVGTDQSHAQHPQSSHAQQQRCSHSTENAQFVTNSRTETEGSKLAKRVSNEEDDEEDDDDDDESEEDEDDYDEEVDEAIEGNSRGQNSHHGHDDEDEHEEKGSRKRRRTEVFSLSSSLMQQLNSELASVIQDGSKSTWEKKHWMKLRLMQLEEQRVSYQCQALELEKQRLKWVKFSSKKEREMERAKLENERRRLESERMVLLIRQKELEFLDLHQQQQQLSSNKRSEPSSTTG, encoded by the coding sequence GGAATGTTAGGACTAGAAATGTCACTACAACAACAGAACACTCAAAACCCACAAAATTCACCCAACTTGCATCACCCACAAATGGTAGCTTATGCTCACCGTGAGTCTGATCATCACCCACAACAAACTATGAAACATGCCTACCCATATGCCTCCTCAACTACAAGACAAAAGCCACAATCAACAGCTAGTGACGAAGATGAGCCTGGTTTCACTGGAGATGACAGCACCGCTGATGGAAAAAAAAAGGTATCTCCATGGCAAAGAATGAAGTGGACTGATAGTATGGTTAGGCTTCTTATCATGGCAGTCTTCTACATTGGTGATGAAGCTGGATCTGAAGGAAATGATCCCACAGGCAAGAAAAAGGCAGGTGGGTTGTCGCAGAAGAAAGGGAAATGGAAGTCCGTTTCAAGGGCCATGATGGAGAAAGGATTTTACGTATCTCCACAGCAGTGTGAGGATAAATTTAATGACTTGAACAAGAGGTATAAGAGGGTTAATGATATACTTGGCAAAGGAACTGCTTGCAAGGTTGTGGAGAATCAAAGCTTGCTTGAGACAATGGATTTGTCAACAAAAATGAAGGAAGAAGTTAAAAAATTGCTGAATTCTAAGCACTTGTTTTTTAGAGAAATGTGTGCTTATCATAACAGTTGTGGTCATGGCTCAAGTGGGGTTGCTTCTGGTAATATTCACTCACCAGAAGTAGGTACAGATCAATCTCATGCTCAGCATCCACAATCATCTCATGCTCAGCAACAAAGGTGTTCTCATTCAACTGAAAATGCTCAATTTGTGACCAATTCAAGGACTGAAACAGAAGGGTCAAAATTGGCAAAAAGGGTAAgtaatgaagaagatgatgaagaggacgatgatgatgatgatgagagCGAGGAGGATGAGGATGATTATGATGAGGAGGTGGATGAGGCAATAGAAGGCAATTCAAGGGGTCAAAATAGTCATCATGGACATGATGATGAAGATGAGCATGAGGAGAAAGGTTCAAGGAAAAGAAGAAGAACAGAAGTGTTCTCTTTATCATCATCTTTGATGCAGCAACTGAATAGTGAATTAGCGAGTGTTATCCAAGATGGATCAAAGAGTACATGGGAAAAGAAGCATTGGATGAAGCTGAGATTGATGCAATTAGAAGAGCAGCGAGTGAGTTACCAATGCCAAGCATTGGAACTTGAAAAGCAAAGGTTGAAGTGGGTGAAATTTAGCAGCAAGAAAGAGAGGGAAATGGAGAGAGCAAAACTTGAGAATGAAAGGAGAAGACTTGAAAGTGAAAGAATGGTACTTCTGATACGCCAGAAAGAGCTTGAATTTCTTGATCTTCATCAACAGCAACAACAACTTTCTTCAAACAAGAGGAGTGAGCCATCTTCCACAACCGGATGA